From the genome of Ralstonia insidiosa:
GTCGCAGTCGCGCGGCGGTTGGATCGCGATTCCCGTGCTGCTGCTGATCGCCGTGGCGACTTTGCGCCATGTGAGCTGGAAGAAGCGGGCCAGTGCGTTGTTGGTATTTTTTGCGCTGCTAGCGGCGGTCTGTGTGTCGTCGAGTATCGTTCGCACGCGCTTCGACCAAGCAGTTAACGATATTCATGCCTACGAGGCTGGTCAGGCTAATTCCTCAATCGGCGTTCGTTTTCAGTTGTGGAAGGCGGCATCCCTCATGCTGCTTCGCCATCCTTTGGCCGGTGTTGGGCGTGGAGCATTTCATGCGAATTTGCAGGCCCTGCGTGCCGAAGGTGTGATCACCGACGACGCTGCGGCTTTGGAGCATGCCCACAACGAGTTTCTATACAATGGCGCCACGCTTGGCGTGCTGGGCATTGGTGCATTGCTGGCGTTGTATCTGGTGCCTGCTGCGTACTTCCTGCGTGCCGCGCTGTGCGATGACCGCATCCTCCGGACCACCGGGGCCATGGGCCTCACACTGTGTGTCGGTTTCATGCTGTTTGGGCTAACCGAGGTGATGCTCATCATCGCGCAGACTGTGGTGTTCTACAGCGTGATGGTGGCCGTGTTCACCGCGCATATTCACCGGCGCCGGCAAGAGCTTGGTGCCAATCCTGTTTTCTGAGATCGTCTTCGCATGTC
Proteins encoded in this window:
- a CDS encoding O-antigen ligase family protein, yielding MNALVQRGRAVVSCVPVILAVLGMTVLPAFMLSVHSAAFVAFLMLLVSALWSMLVGHAELTARVRALWREHRWLILAMAAMPTAMLISSLLNPAAPRGVPFAYGRLWLFGFALFALLQLRPAQLQNVQWGCVAGAFASLVWAFVELRGGRPDTVGAYSNTIPFGNVSLLLGLFSLISIGWARDDRWPLIVLRLAAGGAGLYTSYLSQSRGGWIAIPVLLLIAVATLRHVSWKKRASALLVFFALLAAVCVSSSIVRTRFDQAVNDIHAYEAGQANSSIGVRFQLWKAASLMLLRHPLAGVGRGAFHANLQALRAEGVITDDAAALEHAHNEFLYNGATLGVLGIGALLALYLVPAAYFLRAALCDDRILRTTGAMGLTLCVGFMLFGLTEVMLIIAQTVVFYSVMVAVFTAHIHRRRQELGANPVF